One stretch of Riemerella columbina DNA includes these proteins:
- a CDS encoding DMT family transporter — MWNNTTFKLHLIVFMWGFTAILGKMISVDSLVLVFYRMGLTAICIFIFLRLIKGQSVGLPKALCIKLLGIGVVMGLHWLFFFESIKVSNVSITLSCIAMSTLFASIIEPIIYKRKLDWTEVLIGIVIMGGMALIFKTEFRYQLGIIYGIICALLGTIFSIFNGKMSQNTSAGHIILYEMIGGWIVISAIMMFNGQLSEVAHIGTRDMILILILAVIFTAYPMIESTHLMKYISPFTLILTVNLEPVYGILLAYFIFGESEHMNPMFYLGAAIMIGSIIANGMIKAKRKKNLETTTSLIE, encoded by the coding sequence ATGTGGAACAATACAACTTTTAAACTCCATCTTATCGTCTTTATGTGGGGCTTTACCGCTATCCTCGGGAAAATGATTAGCGTAGATTCTCTGGTCTTGGTATTTTATAGAATGGGACTTACTGCCATTTGTATCTTTATTTTTCTAAGGCTAATCAAAGGGCAAAGCGTGGGGCTACCGAAGGCGCTCTGCATTAAATTATTAGGCATCGGTGTGGTGATGGGGCTGCACTGGCTCTTTTTCTTTGAGTCCATTAAGGTTTCTAATGTCTCCATTACCCTAAGCTGTATCGCTATGTCTACCTTATTTGCCTCCATTATAGAGCCCATTATTTACAAACGAAAATTAGACTGGACAGAAGTGCTCATCGGTATTGTGATTATGGGCGGTATGGCACTGATTTTCAAAACCGAATTCCGATACCAATTGGGGATTATCTACGGTATAATCTGCGCATTATTGGGAACTATTTTCTCTATTTTCAATGGCAAGATGAGCCAAAACACTTCCGCAGGACACATTATCCTTTATGAAATGATTGGCGGTTGGATCGTCATCAGCGCTATTATGATGTTCAATGGTCAGTTGTCAGAGGTGGCTCATATCGGAACCAGAGATATGATTTTAATTCTTATTTTAGCCGTAATCTTCACCGCTTACCCGATGATAGAATCTACCCATTTGATGAAATACATCTCGCCGTTTACCTTGATTTTAACGGTTAATTTAGAGCCTGTTTATGGGATTCTCTTGGCGTATTTCATCTTCGGCGAGTCTGAGCATATGAACCCTATGTTTTATCTCGGCGCTGCCATTATGATCGGTTCCATTATCGCCAATGGTATGATTAAAGCCAAACGAAAGAAAAATTTAGAAACCACCACTTCTCTAATCGAATAA
- a CDS encoding PorV/PorQ family protein: MMKRLLFFTLIILYHTASAQIIRKYSNEFLNIGTGARGLAMGGAVISHQDDVYAPMWNPAGLAEIRSDWQGAAMHAEYFESIAKYDYLAYAKALDRNQGVFAISIVRLGVDNILNTTQLIDQDGNIDYDKITKFSQADYAGLISFAFKPHHRWNVGVNAKLVYRNVGKFANGFGFGFDFGGIYHSDKGWNYGVMLRDATTTVNFWSINQKELSAVVNGEEFNPAPKDKLELTMPKLNLGISRNFELNRDFNLLPEVGINVDFAKTAALISTDFASITPYAGAELSFQNMVFLRAGVNRFQNITDIESQKRQVSFQPSAGIGVRYQGLTLDYAITNSGIGGSHLFSNFFSLKLDMGAFRN, translated from the coding sequence ATGATGAAACGACTGTTGTTTTTTACCTTGATTATACTTTATCACACCGCCTCGGCACAAATCATCAGAAAATACTCCAATGAATTTTTAAATATAGGAACTGGAGCAAGAGGCTTGGCTATGGGGGGCGCCGTGATTTCTCATCAAGATGATGTTTATGCACCAATGTGGAACCCTGCGGGGCTTGCAGAAATCCGCTCTGATTGGCAAGGCGCCGCTATGCACGCAGAATATTTTGAGAGCATCGCCAAGTATGATTATTTAGCCTACGCCAAAGCGCTGGACCGCAACCAAGGCGTTTTTGCCATTTCCATCGTGAGGTTAGGTGTGGATAACATCCTGAATACCACACAACTGATAGACCAAGATGGCAACATCGATTATGATAAAATCACCAAATTTTCACAAGCCGATTATGCAGGCTTAATTTCTTTCGCCTTTAAACCTCATCACCGCTGGAATGTGGGTGTGAACGCCAAGTTGGTGTATCGTAATGTGGGGAAATTCGCTAACGGCTTCGGGTTTGGGTTTGACTTCGGCGGTATTTATCACTCGGATAAAGGCTGGAATTACGGCGTTATGCTGAGAGATGCCACCACAACGGTCAATTTCTGGAGCATCAACCAAAAAGAACTCTCTGCCGTAGTTAATGGCGAAGAATTCAACCCTGCTCCAAAAGACAAACTGGAGCTCACCATGCCGAAACTCAATCTGGGCATCAGCCGAAATTTTGAACTCAACCGAGATTTCAACCTCCTTCCCGAAGTGGGCATCAATGTAGATTTTGCTAAAACTGCCGCTTTAATTTCCACAGATTTTGCGAGCATCACCCCGTATGCTGGCGCCGAATTATCATTCCAAAATATGGTATTTTTAAGGGCTGGCGTTAATCGGTTTCAGAATATTACGGATATAGAGAGCCAGAAGCGCCAAGTTTCCTTCCAACCCAGCGCAGGGATTGGCGTGCGCTACCAAGGGCTCACTTTGGATTATGCTATTACCAATTCCGGGATTGGAGGCAGCCATCTTTTCTCCAATTTCTTTTCTCTAAAGTTGGATATGGGAGCGTTTAGAAATTAA
- the uvrC gene encoding excinuclease ABC subunit UvrC — MNETLELQLKTLPSDPGVYRYYDKEGQLLYVGKAKNLKNRVMTYFTKNQVGYKTRIMVRKIHRLEVTVVPSEYDALLLENNLIKEHQPFYNVMMKDDKSFPWLCIKNEDFPRIFLTRKRIKDGSEYYGPYAKVRPARVLLETIKALYKIRTCSLNLSPEKIEQSKYKVCLEYHIKNCEGPCEGLETEAEYDKKIEAIRGMIKGDFGLAKRHLEEEMMHWASLLEFEKAQMVKEKLEMLEDYQVKHTVVSPTIDDVDVFGMCSDESAAYINYFKIRNGNIVQSYTSEFRKKLDETDEDILEEAIIEMRNKFQSRSKEILLPFHLSTEIPKVKLIVPKLGDKKRIVELSEKNAKEYRLEKLKQIQIVDPERHTNRIMAEMQKLLRMPVEPRYIEGFDNSNIQGTNPVSACVVFKNGKPSKQDYRIFHIKTVEGPNDFASMEEVIYRRYSRLLQEGAPLPQLILIDGGKGQLSSAVKSLKRLGLYGEITIIGIAKRLEELFFPEDPIPLYLDKTSETLKILQQVRDEAHRFGVKHHRTRRKNSTIKSELEDIPGVGPKSIALLLQKLKSVKRIRETSKATLEEILGTAKGAAVWAYFNSDESSKF; from the coding sequence GTGAATGAGACTTTAGAACTCCAGCTTAAAACGCTACCCTCCGACCCTGGGGTGTACCGCTACTATGATAAAGAAGGGCAATTGCTCTATGTAGGTAAGGCTAAAAACTTGAAAAACAGGGTGATGACTTACTTTACTAAAAACCAAGTGGGGTACAAAACGCGCATTATGGTGCGAAAAATCCACCGCTTGGAGGTTACCGTAGTGCCGAGTGAATACGATGCTTTGCTATTGGAAAATAACCTGATTAAGGAGCACCAGCCGTTCTATAATGTGATGATGAAAGATGACAAATCTTTCCCTTGGCTGTGCATTAAAAATGAAGATTTTCCACGGATTTTTTTAACCCGAAAACGCATTAAAGATGGTTCGGAGTATTACGGACCTTACGCCAAGGTGCGCCCTGCCAGAGTGCTTTTAGAAACTATAAAAGCCCTTTATAAAATCAGGACTTGTAGTCTCAATTTATCACCAGAAAAGATAGAGCAATCCAAGTATAAAGTCTGTTTAGAATACCATATCAAAAACTGCGAAGGTCCTTGCGAAGGCTTAGAAACCGAAGCCGAATACGATAAAAAAATAGAGGCCATCCGTGGGATGATTAAAGGGGATTTCGGTTTAGCCAAACGGCATTTGGAGGAGGAAATGATGCACTGGGCATCGCTTTTGGAGTTTGAAAAAGCCCAAATGGTTAAGGAAAAATTGGAGATGTTAGAAGATTACCAAGTGAAGCACACGGTGGTCAGCCCAACGATTGATGATGTGGATGTTTTCGGGATGTGCAGTGATGAATCTGCGGCGTACATCAATTATTTTAAAATCAGAAATGGAAATATTGTCCAAAGTTATACCTCAGAATTTCGGAAAAAATTAGACGAAACCGACGAGGATATTTTGGAAGAAGCCATCATTGAGATGCGCAATAAATTCCAATCGCGGTCTAAGGAGATTTTGTTGCCGTTCCATTTGTCTACGGAGATTCCAAAAGTCAAGCTCATTGTGCCTAAGTTGGGCGACAAAAAACGAATTGTAGAACTCTCCGAAAAGAATGCAAAAGAATACCGTTTAGAAAAGCTCAAACAAATCCAAATTGTAGATCCAGAGCGGCACACCAACCGAATAATGGCGGAGATGCAAAAACTCCTGCGGATGCCTGTGGAGCCTCGGTATATAGAGGGTTTTGATAATTCTAACATCCAAGGGACCAATCCTGTTTCCGCTTGTGTGGTGTTTAAAAATGGGAAGCCGAGTAAGCAAGATTACCGCATTTTTCACATTAAAACAGTGGAAGGACCGAATGATTTTGCCTCTATGGAGGAGGTCATCTATCGCCGATATAGCCGTTTGCTACAAGAAGGCGCACCGTTACCACAACTGATTTTAATTGATGGAGGCAAGGGGCAACTCAGCTCTGCGGTTAAGAGTTTAAAGCGTTTAGGGCTCTACGGCGAAATCACGATTATCGGCATTGCTAAAAGATTGGAAGAACTCTTTTTCCCAGAAGATCCTATTCCATTGTATTTGGATAAAACTTCGGAAACGCTAAAAATACTCCAACAAGTGCGAGATGAAGCCCACCGTTTTGGCGTAAAACACCACCGCACCCGCCGAAAAAATAGCACCATCAAATCCGAGTTGGAAGACATCCCTGGGGTGGGGCCCAAATCTATCGCCTTGCTTTTACAGAAATTAAAATCTGTGAAACGCATTCGGGAAACCTCTAAAGCTACTTTGGAGGAGATTTTAGGCACGGCAAAGGGCGCCGCTGTTTGGGCTTATTTCAATAGTGATGAAAGCTCAAAATTTTAA
- a CDS encoding GlmU family protein: MIQIVFSDAQYWQNFLPLTFTRPMAELRCGILTFSERWQKLLDNKEITYLTEDYLQEKYPQPQPKESLLIVPNFLPTPQVLAQIKALNKGEALVYEDEVIAARVDMAQFSLSQIEKMVDITEPLDFFKQPTDLFSLNDKAIHFDFELLTQGRTSQPLSATNGFIGNPEDLFIEEGATVEYATLNCAKGKIYIGKNAEVMEGCHLRGPISLGENAVFNLGAKIYGATTIGPYCKVGGEVNNVIFFGFSNKGHDGFLGNSVVGEWCNFGADTNSSNLKNNYAEVKLWSYKTQKFEKTGLQFCGLIMGDHSKTAINTQLNTGTVIGVAANIFKSGFPPNLVENFSWGGMKGDEKFNLKKAFEVAAVVMSRRNKAFSTEDQKILDYIYHHF; the protein is encoded by the coding sequence ATGATACAGATTGTATTTTCAGACGCTCAATATTGGCAAAATTTTCTGCCGCTCACCTTTACTCGCCCTATGGCAGAGCTAAGATGCGGCATTCTAACCTTTTCAGAACGCTGGCAAAAATTGCTGGATAATAAAGAGATAACCTACTTAACGGAAGATTATTTACAAGAAAAATACCCGCAGCCACAGCCGAAAGAAAGCCTGTTGATTGTGCCCAATTTCCTACCTACGCCACAAGTGCTTGCCCAGATCAAAGCCTTAAACAAAGGCGAAGCGCTGGTTTATGAAGATGAGGTAATTGCGGCGCGTGTAGATATGGCGCAGTTTTCCCTCAGCCAAATTGAAAAAATGGTGGACATTACTGAGCCTTTGGATTTTTTCAAACAACCCACCGATTTATTTTCGCTCAATGACAAAGCCATCCATTTTGATTTTGAACTGCTTACCCAAGGGCGAACATCGCAGCCGTTATCTGCAACCAATGGCTTTATTGGCAACCCAGAGGACTTGTTTATAGAAGAAGGTGCCACGGTGGAATATGCCACTTTGAACTGCGCCAAAGGAAAAATCTACATCGGGAAAAATGCAGAAGTGATGGAAGGTTGCCACCTTAGAGGGCCCATTAGCTTAGGCGAAAATGCGGTGTTTAATCTGGGCGCAAAGATCTACGGCGCTACCACCATTGGACCTTATTGCAAGGTAGGTGGCGAGGTAAATAATGTGATATTTTTCGGGTTTTCTAATAAAGGTCACGATGGCTTTTTGGGAAATTCTGTGGTAGGCGAGTGGTGTAATTTTGGCGCTGATACCAACTCATCCAACCTCAAAAACAACTATGCCGAGGTCAAACTATGGAGTTATAAAACCCAAAAATTTGAAAAAACAGGACTTCAGTTTTGTGGGCTTATTATGGGCGACCACTCTAAAACCGCGATCAATACGCAGCTGAATACAGGAACTGTTATCGGTGTGGCGGCTAATATTTTTAAAAGTGGCTTTCCGCCGAATTTGGTAGAAAATTTCAGTTGGGGTGGAATGAAAGGCGATGAAAAATTTAATTTGAAAAAAGCCTTTGAGGTCGCTGCCGTAGTGATGAGCCGCCGGAATAAAGCTTTCTCCACCGAGGATCAGAAGATTTTAGACTATATTTATCATCATTTTTAG
- a CDS encoding type B 50S ribosomal protein L31 → MKKGIHPENYRLVVFKDMSNDEMFLCKSTAETKDTIEYEGQEYPLIKMEISSTSHPFYTGKVKLVDTAGRVDKFMNKYKKFAKK, encoded by the coding sequence ATGAAAAAAGGAATACACCCTGAGAATTATAGACTTGTTGTTTTCAAAGATATGAGTAACGATGAGATGTTTCTTTGCAAATCTACAGCGGAAACTAAAGATACAATAGAGTATGAAGGACAAGAATATCCGTTAATCAAAATGGAAATTTCTTCTACATCGCACCCTTTCTACACTGGTAAAGTGAAATTAGTAGACACTGCTGGTAGAGTAGACAAGTTTATGAATAAATACAAAAAATTTGCGAAAAAATAA
- a CDS encoding NUDIX hydrolase, with translation MTLQYCPHCGKPSLKWINQRKFSCDACGFVLYQNCAAAVAVLLTYRDEILLTRRNQEPKKGFLDLSGGFCDPNETAEQTCARELWEELQLTINPEKLQYLGSQANVYPYKEVNYNTVDLFYRYALDEKPDFNLEEHEINAVVWLKKDELNLEELAFESQKRFLNHYLKTTDS, from the coding sequence ATGACACTTCAATATTGCCCACATTGTGGAAAGCCAAGTTTAAAATGGATAAACCAGCGGAAATTCTCTTGCGATGCGTGTGGTTTTGTGCTGTATCAGAACTGTGCGGCAGCGGTGGCAGTGCTGCTCACTTACCGAGATGAAATCCTCTTGACCCGCCGAAACCAAGAGCCTAAAAAGGGGTTTTTAGATTTGAGTGGTGGCTTCTGCGATCCTAACGAAACGGCGGAACAAACTTGTGCTCGTGAGCTTTGGGAGGAGCTTCAGCTGACCATCAACCCTGAGAAATTGCAGTATTTGGGCAGCCAAGCGAATGTCTATCCTTATAAAGAAGTGAACTATAACACGGTAGATCTATTTTACCGCTATGCCCTTGATGAAAAACCAGATTTCAACCTTGAAGAGCACGAAATTAACGCCGTGGTATGGCTCAAAAAAGATGAACTCAACCTTGAAGAGTTAGCCTTTGAATCTCAAAAACGATTTTTAAACCACTACCTTAAAACTACCGACTCTTAA
- the xerD gene encoding site-specific tyrosine recombinase XerD translates to MDWKESIQAFAHRLRFEKNFSENTIEAYTSDIQKLQYFAENHLDGVMPLTISYDQLQEYIYQSAKKAISERSQARWISSIKAYFKFLFEEELREDQPATLLELPKLGLYLPDTLSLEEIDRITKAVDLDTPLGQRNLTIIETLYGCGLRVSELVNLKISNINFKENYMVVEGKGDKMRLVPLADYTAALMWQYMQESRAKLKISPKASDVLFLNQRGSGMSRVMVFLIIKDLAQKADIHKNISPHTFRHSFATHLLKNGADLRYIQEMLGHSSITTTEIYTHIEKAELHDTIIKYHPRNQ, encoded by the coding sequence ATGGATTGGAAAGAAAGCATACAAGCATTTGCCCACAGGCTGAGGTTTGAGAAAAATTTCTCGGAAAACACCATTGAAGCCTATACCAGTGATATTCAGAAGTTGCAATACTTTGCTGAAAATCATTTAGATGGGGTAATGCCGCTGACGATTTCCTACGACCAACTGCAAGAATACATTTACCAAAGTGCCAAAAAAGCCATCAGCGAGCGTAGCCAAGCGCGTTGGATTTCTTCTATTAAGGCTTATTTTAAATTTTTGTTTGAAGAAGAACTTCGGGAAGACCAGCCAGCCACGCTTTTGGAGTTGCCTAAATTGGGGCTCTACCTTCCAGATACGCTGAGTTTAGAGGAAATTGACAGGATTACAAAGGCGGTAGATTTGGATACGCCGTTGGGACAGCGCAATTTAACCATTATAGAAACTCTTTATGGCTGCGGCTTGCGGGTGTCGGAGTTGGTCAATCTCAAAATTTCTAATATCAATTTTAAGGAAAATTATATGGTGGTAGAGGGCAAGGGTGATAAGATGCGCTTGGTGCCGTTGGCGGATTATACTGCAGCGCTGATGTGGCAATATATGCAGGAATCCAGAGCGAAACTTAAAATATCCCCTAAAGCTTCGGATGTTCTTTTCCTTAACCAGCGAGGGAGCGGTATGTCGCGCGTGATGGTCTTTCTCATCATTAAAGATTTGGCGCAAAAAGCAGACATTCATAAAAATATTTCGCCGCATACCTTTCGGCATTCTTTCGCAACGCATCTCCTTAAAAATGGTGCCGATTTACGGTATATCCAAGAGATGTTAGGGCATTCCAGCATCACCACAACGGAAATTTATACCCATATCGAAAAAGCGGAACTCCACGATACCATTATCAAATACCATCCACGAAATCAGTAA
- a CDS encoding deoxycytidylate deaminase, whose translation MSATDYNKFDIAYLRMAQEWAKLSYCQRKQVGALIVKDRTIISDGYNGTPSGHENCCEDEEGKTKWYVLHAEANAILKMASSTQSAEGATLYLTLSPCRECSKLIYQAGIKRLVFIDEYSDREGLRFLEDSGVEILQITEEHLR comes from the coding sequence ATGAGCGCTACAGATTACAATAAATTTGATATTGCCTACCTCCGTATGGCGCAAGAGTGGGCTAAGTTGTCCTATTGCCAAAGGAAGCAAGTGGGCGCTTTGATTGTGAAAGACCGCACCATCATTTCTGATGGTTATAATGGCACACCTTCTGGACACGAAAACTGTTGCGAAGATGAGGAAGGCAAAACCAAGTGGTACGTGCTACACGCGGAAGCCAACGCGATTTTGAAAATGGCAAGTAGCACGCAATCGGCGGAGGGTGCTACGCTTTACCTCACGCTATCGCCGTGCCGAGAGTGCAGTAAGCTGATTTATCAGGCGGGCATCAAGCGCTTGGTTTTCATTGATGAATATTCTGACCGAGAGGGCTTGCGCTTTTTGGAAGATTCTGGCGTAGAGATTTTACAAATAACCGAAGAACACCTCCGTTAG
- a CDS encoding enoyl-CoA hydratase/isomerase family protein: MRYQNLIIEKDQNIATITINRPERLNALNKATIQELSEALAALEQDQDTRVLIITGAGDKSFVAGADIKEFADFNTSQAEVLAKNGHTSLMDKIENLSKPVIAAVNGFALGGGLELAMACHIRYASENAKLGLPEVTLGLIPGYGGTQRLPQLVGKGWANELIFSAQMISAEKAKAIGLVNEVVPHPELLEQVKQLAHRIAKNSPQAIAKAITAVNASGTPQGYEVEIKAFGQLFEMEDKQEGVAAFLEKRKPQF; encoded by the coding sequence ATGCGTTACCAAAATTTAATCATAGAAAAAGATCAAAATATCGCCACCATTACCATCAATCGCCCAGAGCGATTGAATGCCCTCAACAAAGCTACGATACAAGAGCTCAGCGAAGCCTTAGCAGCATTAGAACAAGACCAAGATACGCGCGTGCTGATCATCACGGGGGCAGGGGATAAATCCTTTGTGGCAGGAGCTGATATTAAGGAGTTTGCCGATTTTAACACCTCGCAAGCGGAGGTTTTGGCTAAAAATGGACACACTTCTTTAATGGACAAAATCGAGAATTTAAGCAAGCCTGTCATCGCAGCAGTTAATGGCTTTGCGTTGGGCGGTGGCTTAGAATTGGCGATGGCGTGCCACATCCGCTATGCTTCGGAAAATGCCAAGTTGGGTTTGCCAGAGGTAACTTTGGGCTTAATACCAGGGTATGGCGGTACCCAGCGCTTACCGCAGTTAGTGGGCAAAGGTTGGGCAAATGAACTCATCTTTTCGGCGCAAATGATTTCAGCGGAAAAGGCGAAAGCCATCGGTTTGGTGAATGAGGTGGTGCCGCATCCAGAACTTTTGGAACAGGTTAAGCAGTTGGCGCATCGTATCGCTAAAAATTCGCCACAAGCCATAGCTAAGGCGATAACTGCTGTAAATGCTTCTGGAACGCCACAAGGCTACGAGGTGGAAATAAAAGCCTTTGGTCAGCTCTTCGAAATGGAAGACAAACAAGAGGGCGTGGCTGCATTTTTAGAAAAAAGAAAACCTCAATTTTAG
- the hutI gene encoding imidazolonepropionase: MKLIGPFSQAVTLSQLPLRGKLQDEDLEILPNAGLLCQGGEILEIDDFQTLKAKHPQAEIHQVESPQVVLPAYTDSHTHICFGGNRAADFAMRNAGKSYLEIAQNGGGIWSSVQHTRAASEEELLSGMLARVEALVALGITTIEVKSGYGLDLESELKMLRVIKKAQAQTKAHLVPTCLSAHTLPKDFQGDHQAYLDYIITEILPVVKAESLAERVDIFIEKSAFQPEESRDFLQRAKALGFQITVHADQFTSGSSKIAVEVGAKSADHLEVTTPEDARILAQSDTVATVLPGASLGLGEPFAPARILLDEGAIVAIASDWNPGSAPMGDLITQASILATFQKLSTAEVFAGLTFRAAYALGLEDRGRLAPGKKADFVTYATDDFRNILYHQGRLRPNAVFIDAEPVYQA, from the coding sequence ATGAAACTAATCGGTCCATTTTCGCAGGCGGTCACTTTGAGCCAACTGCCGCTAAGAGGTAAATTACAAGATGAAGATTTAGAGATTTTACCCAATGCAGGCTTGCTTTGCCAAGGGGGTGAAATTTTAGAAATAGATGATTTTCAAACCTTAAAAGCAAAGCATCCGCAGGCAGAAATTCATCAGGTGGAAAGCCCACAAGTGGTGTTGCCAGCCTACACGGATAGCCATACGCACATTTGTTTTGGTGGCAACAGAGCCGCAGATTTTGCTATGCGAAATGCAGGAAAATCTTACTTAGAAATCGCGCAAAATGGCGGTGGCATATGGAGTTCTGTGCAGCATACCAGAGCCGCCTCAGAGGAGGAACTTTTATCAGGAATGCTCGCAAGGGTAGAGGCTTTGGTGGCGCTGGGCATTACCACGATAGAGGTTAAAAGCGGCTACGGCTTAGATTTGGAATCGGAACTGAAAATGCTTAGGGTGATTAAAAAAGCCCAAGCCCAGACCAAAGCCCATTTGGTGCCCACTTGCCTCTCGGCACATACGCTGCCTAAGGATTTTCAAGGCGATCATCAGGCGTATTTAGACTACATCATCACTGAGATTTTACCTGTGGTCAAGGCAGAAAGTTTGGCAGAGCGCGTGGATATTTTCATTGAAAAATCAGCGTTCCAACCAGAGGAAAGCCGTGATTTCCTCCAGCGTGCTAAGGCGCTGGGCTTTCAAATCACCGTCCACGCCGATCAGTTTACCTCAGGAAGTTCTAAAATTGCCGTGGAGGTCGGGGCGAAATCTGCCGACCATTTGGAGGTAACAACACCCGAAGATGCCCGAATTTTAGCGCAGTCAGATACGGTGGCAACGGTGCTTCCAGGTGCTAGTTTGGGCTTAGGTGAGCCTTTTGCGCCAGCAAGAATTTTGTTAGATGAGGGCGCCATTGTAGCCATCGCCAGCGATTGGAACCCCGGTTCTGCACCGATGGGCGACTTAATCACGCAGGCTTCTATTTTAGCTACTTTCCAGAAGTTGTCCACGGCAGAAGTCTTTGCAGGGCTTACTTTCCGTGCGGCGTATGCCTTAGGTTTGGAAGATAGAGGGCGGTTGGCACCAGGCAAAAAAGCCGATTTTGTGACCTATGCAACCGATGATTTTAGAAATATTCTATACCACCAAGGGCGCCTCCGACCCAATGCCGTATTCATCGATGCGGAACCTGTATATCAAGCTTAG